Proteins from a genomic interval of Diaphorobacter sp. HDW4A:
- the hemC gene encoding hydroxymethylbilane synthase, whose protein sequence is MKINSSQPTPFVIATRESRLALWQAEHVKALLESGGHATNLLGMTTKGDQILDRTLSKVGGKGLFVKELELALEEGRADLAVHSLKDVPMELPAGFELACVMEREDPRDAFVSPQYATLADLPQGAVVGTSSLRRQALLQALRPDLQIEPLRGNLDTRLRKLDEGQYAAIVLAAAGLKRLGMESRIRQIFEPEEMLPSAGQGALGIEIRNGRDDLKQALAPLAHQQTWLTVTAERAVSRAMGGSCSVPLAAHGRWTGNTLRLDAAWGDVDSKQALIRASTESSQITDLASADALGVAVADKLKAAGAKVSTAS, encoded by the coding sequence ATGAAAATAAATTCATCGCAGCCCACTCCGTTCGTCATCGCAACCCGCGAAAGCCGCCTCGCCCTCTGGCAGGCCGAGCATGTCAAGGCCCTGCTCGAATCGGGCGGCCATGCCACAAATCTGCTGGGCATGACCACCAAGGGCGACCAGATCCTCGACCGCACGCTCTCCAAGGTTGGCGGCAAGGGCTTGTTCGTGAAAGAACTGGAACTCGCGCTGGAAGAAGGCCGCGCCGATCTGGCCGTGCATTCGCTCAAGGACGTGCCGATGGAGCTGCCCGCAGGCTTTGAACTCGCCTGCGTGATGGAGCGCGAAGATCCGCGCGACGCCTTCGTCTCCCCCCAATATGCAACGCTCGCCGATCTGCCCCAGGGCGCGGTGGTCGGCACCTCCAGCCTGCGCCGCCAAGCCCTACTGCAAGCGCTGCGCCCCGATCTCCAAATCGAGCCTCTGCGTGGCAACCTCGACACCCGCCTGCGCAAGCTCGACGAAGGTCAGTACGCGGCCATCGTTCTCGCTGCGGCTGGGCTCAAGCGGCTCGGCATGGAATCGCGCATCCGCCAAATCTTCGAGCCCGAAGAAATGCTGCCATCCGCCGGCCAAGGCGCGCTCGGCATCGAAATCCGCAATGGCCGCGACGACCTCAAGCAGGCCCTTGCCCCCCTCGCCCATCAGCAGACCTGGTTGACCGTGACCGCCGAGCGCGCCGTGAGCCGCGCCATGGGCGGCAGTTGCTCGGTGCCTCTGGCCGCGCATGGCCGCTGGACGGGCAATACCCTGCGCCTCGATGCCGCCTGGGGCGATGTGGACAGCAAGCAGGCACTGATCCGCGCCAGCACCGAGTCGAGCCAGATCACCGACCTCGCATCCGCCGACGCGCTCGGCGTGGCCGTGGCCGACAAGCTCAAGGCAGCGGGCGCCAAGGTCAGCACGGCTTCCTGA
- a CDS encoding uroporphyrinogen-III synthase: protein MTRVLITRPSPEAERWVEQLRAQHIDAEALPLLSITAVRDPQLQAELSTARARLKNFHALMFVSGNAAAEFLADGVQLANATNLPRFWSPGPGTARALVQAGVAASLIDGPAAESSQFDSESLWLAVAPQIGPGKRVLIVRGANSPLTKGGNGRDWLAAQIAAAGGETEFVAAYERTGSRLDSSAKDLARRAASDGTVWFFSSSEAIQNLMREMPQTSWDKACALVTHPRIAEAARAVGFGHVSECRPTLQDVTASIKSTV, encoded by the coding sequence ATGACACGCGTTCTGATCACCCGCCCATCGCCCGAAGCCGAGCGGTGGGTGGAGCAGTTGCGGGCGCAGCACATTGATGCCGAGGCCCTGCCACTGCTGTCCATCACCGCCGTGCGCGATCCGCAATTGCAGGCCGAACTCTCCACGGCCCGTGCCCGGCTGAAAAACTTTCATGCGCTGATGTTCGTCAGCGGCAACGCGGCAGCCGAGTTCCTGGCCGATGGCGTGCAACTCGCAAACGCTACAAACTTGCCCCGCTTCTGGTCCCCCGGCCCCGGCACGGCGCGCGCGCTGGTGCAGGCGGGTGTGGCCGCATCGCTGATCGACGGCCCGGCGGCGGAATCGAGCCAGTTCGATTCGGAGAGCCTGTGGCTCGCCGTCGCCCCGCAGATCGGCCCCGGCAAGCGGGTGCTGATCGTGCGCGGAGCCAACTCCCCGCTGACCAAGGGCGGCAACGGCCGCGACTGGCTAGCCGCGCAGATTGCGGCTGCCGGAGGCGAGACGGAATTCGTCGCGGCCTACGAAAGAACGGGCTCGCGGCTCGACTCCAGCGCCAAAGACCTTGCTCGGCGTGCGGCGTCGGACGGTACAGTGTGGTTTTTCAGCAGTTCCGAAGCCATCCAGAATCTGATGCGGGAAATGCCACAAACCAGCTGGGACAAGGCTTGCGCGCTGGTCACGCACCCGCGCATCGCCGAAGCAGCGCGCGCCGTAGGGTTTGGCCACGTAAGTGAGTGCCGCCCTACACTGCAGGACGTGACGGCCTCTATAAAATCAACGGTATGA
- a CDS encoding uroporphyrinogen-III C-methyltransferase encodes MSLEPQHTIHEDTPDAPGAVPRASVPAPAPAPAPAAAYAAPAPPVAAVHAAAAGGSRLLVTIVGAVAIAGLASSFMLWQKLSNIQEQLARQTADSGAQAIEARTMAREASDVARDTSARLTVAESRVSEVALQRTQLEELMQSLSRSRDENLVVDIESGLRLALQQSQLTGSLEPVVAALKSADQRIERAAQPRLAPVQRAIAHDIDRIGKSAVTDTSGLLGRVDDLTRQVDEIPLLNAVVQASTMRQRNANSRNAAEAAAPPPDADEPRWKTVLNTTWEAIAAEARGLVRVSRIDQPDAVLIAPQQAYFLRENLKLSLMNARLGILSRRLDSARLDLANAKTALVKYFEPDSRYTRRAIETISELQNNMQGMELPRLDETFAALTTAAAGR; translated from the coding sequence ATGAGCCTCGAGCCCCAACACACCATCCACGAAGACACACCGGACGCGCCGGGCGCGGTGCCCCGGGCGTCGGTCCCTGCGCCAGCCCCGGCTCCAGCTCCCGCCGCCGCGTATGCAGCGCCGGCTCCCCCAGTTGCTGCCGTCCACGCAGCTGCTGCGGGCGGGTCGCGCCTGCTGGTCACCATCGTGGGCGCGGTCGCCATCGCCGGTCTCGCGAGCAGCTTCATGCTGTGGCAGAAGCTCTCCAACATCCAGGAACAGCTCGCCCGCCAGACCGCCGACTCCGGCGCGCAGGCCATCGAGGCCCGCACCATGGCCCGCGAGGCCTCAGACGTGGCGCGCGACACCTCGGCCCGCCTCACCGTGGCCGAATCCCGAGTAAGCGAGGTCGCCCTGCAGCGCACCCAGCTCGAGGAGCTGATGCAAAGCCTCTCGCGTTCGCGCGACGAGAATCTGGTGGTCGACATCGAATCCGGCCTGCGCCTGGCGCTGCAGCAGTCGCAGCTCACAGGTAGCCTCGAGCCCGTGGTCGCCGCGCTCAAGAGCGCCGACCAGCGCATCGAACGCGCCGCGCAGCCGCGCCTCGCCCCGGTGCAACGCGCCATCGCGCATGACATCGACCGCATCGGCAAGTCCGCCGTGACCGACACCTCGGGCCTGCTCGGCCGCGTGGACGATCTCACGCGCCAGGTCGACGAGATCCCGCTGCTCAACGCCGTGGTGCAGGCCTCGACCATGCGCCAGCGCAACGCCAATTCGCGCAACGCCGCCGAAGCAGCCGCCCCCCCGCCCGACGCCGACGAGCCGCGCTGGAAAACCGTGCTCAACACCACCTGGGAAGCCATTGCCGCCGAAGCCCGTGGCCTTGTGCGCGTGAGCCGCATCGATCAGCCTGATGCCGTGCTGATCGCGCCCCAGCAAGCGTATTTCCTGCGCGAGAACCTCAAGCTCTCGCTGATGAACGCGCGCTTGGGCATCCTCTCGCGCCGCCTTGACTCCGCACGTTTGGACCTCGCCAACGCCAAGACCGCGCTGGTCAAGTATTTCGAACCCGATTCGCGCTACACGCGCCGCGCCATCGAAACCATCTCGGAGCTGCAGAACAACATGCAGGGCATGGAGCTGCCGCGCCTAGACGAAACCTTTGCGGCGCTGACCACCGCTGCGGCGGGCCGATGA